A genomic region of Candidozyma auris chromosome 5, complete sequence contains the following coding sequences:
- a CDS encoding putative serine hydrolase: MPRFLCLPGYLQSGRVFAEKLSGLRKMLTKKLGYELEYIDPPILIHKKESLPFQLGTDETESEQRWNDLVSKNVNRCWWDYHDGIYEHFQEAYDYLVDYIRKNGPYDGILGFSQGAAMAAIMANTIASHEGLAEFKVAVLFSGFAFTISSRDAKTDEESVDDFAARSSLNKSYEKYYKRGKSDTTFVSIYGKEDAVVPPARSQYLNRLYGNAVNVFTHDGGHFVPNKKDVLQPIVDVIWGAIELKPFL, encoded by the coding sequence ATGCCACGCTTTCTCTGTTTGCCCGGATACCTCCAAAGCGGGCGTGTCTTTGCAGAAAAGTTGTCCGGGTTGCGTAAAATGCTCACCAAGAAACTAGGCTACGAGCTCGAGTACATTGACCCGCCCATCTTGATCCACAAGAAAGAGCTGCTTCCATTCCAGCTTGGAACTGACGAGACCGAAAGTGAGCAGAGGTGGAACGATCTAGTCTCAAAGAACGTTAATAGGTGCTGGTGGGATTATCACGATGGGATCTACGAGCATTTCCAAGAAGCATACGACTACTTGGTAGACTATATTAGAAAAAACGGTCCTTACGATGGGATCTTGGGGTTTTCTCAGGGAGCTGCCATGGCGGCCATCATGGCTAACACGATTGCTTCTCACGAAGGGCTAGCTGAATTTAAAGTGGCCGTTTTGTTCTCTGGATTTGCATTTACTATCTCCAGCAGAGATGCCAAAACCGATGAGGAGCTGGTGGACGACTTCGCTGCGAGACTGTCGTTGAATAAACTGTACGAGAAGTACTATAAAAGAGGAAAGCTGGACACGACGTTTGTTTCCATTTACGGAAAAGAGGATGCAGTTGTCCCGCCAGCGAGGTCTCAGTACTTGAACAGGTTGTATGGAAACGCTGTGAATGTCTTCACACATGACGGTGGGCATTTTGTGCCGAATAAGAAGGATGTATTGCAGCCCATTGTGGATGTAATATGGGGAGCCATCGAGTTAAAGCCATTCCTTTGA